A genome region from Macrobrachium rosenbergii isolate ZJJX-2024 chromosome 42, ASM4041242v1, whole genome shotgun sequence includes the following:
- the LOC136828261 gene encoding gastrula zinc finger protein XlCGF7.1-like codes for MNPEHFLEFPLKKEIEETSLPSQITCKIEDLDGCSTPDNDGSLSLDPTLEVKIKPELYDPNTSKKEVGEEGSVHVWTGIQDEGDVDFESCKKQKGRLKKRQKIQKEKERFLSIVNGENLSQEEVLENRVVIHSEEQLVNSELGKSCHESNVRTRVLSQPGEKPFKCENCGKKFGQKYTLKNHMLIHTGEKPFRCSDCGKGFSQKIHLANHVRIHTGEKPFVCSNCGKAYAQKIQLTDHMRIHSGEKPFRCNECGKAFSRKSFLRRHMNSHAGVKSFSCPDCERAFSQKIHLTKHLRIHTGEKPFKCSECGKTFSRKYSLKSHLKCHNR; via the coding sequence ATGAATCCAGAACACTTCTTAGAATTTCCtctaaaaaaggaaattgaagagaCATCACTACCCTCTCAAATCACTTGTAAAATTGAGGATTTGGATGGTTGCAGTACACCAGACAACGATGGCTCTCTGTCACTGGATCCAACTTTAGAAGTCAAGATAAAACCAGAATTATACGATCCGAACACCAGTAAAAAAGAAGTGGGTGAGGAAGGAAGCGTGCATGTGTGGACGGGTATCCAAGATGAAGGTGATGTGGATTTTGAATCCTGCAAGAAACAGAAAGGAAGGCTTAAAAAACGGCAGAAAAtccagaaggaaaaggaaagatttttatCCATTGTAAACGGAGAAAATCTTTCACAGGAGGAGGTTCTTGAGAATCGTGTAGTAATCCATTCCGAAGAGCAGCTCGTGAACAGTGAGTTGGGAAAATCTTGTCACGAAAGTAATGTAAGGACTCGCGTGTTAAGTCAacctggagagaagccattcaagTGTGAGAACTGTGGAAAGAAGTTCGGTCAGAAATATACGCTAAAAAATCACATGCTAATTCATACTGGGGAGAAGCCATTCAGGTGCAGTGACTGTGGGAAAGGATTCTCTCAGAAAATTCACCTTGCAAATCATGTGAGAATTCACACTGGAGAAAAGCCGTTTGTCTGCAGTAATTGCGGGAAAGCGTATGCTCAGAAAATTCAGCTTACCGATCATATGAGAATACACTCGGGAGAGAAACCATTTAGGTGTAATGAGTGTGGGAAAGCGTTTTCAAGGAAAAGTTTTCTTAGGAGACATATGAATAGTCATGCCGGAGTGAAGTCTTTCAGTTGCCCTGATTGCGAGAGAGCGTTTTCTCAGAAGATCCATCTCACAAAACATTTGAGGATTCACACTGGAGAAAAACCGTTCAAGTGCAGTGAGTGCGGAAAAACCTTTTCTCGGAAATATTCTCTCAAGAGTCACTTGAAGTGTCATAATAGATAG